A single Ignavibacteriales bacterium DNA region contains:
- the truB gene encoding tRNA pseudouridine(55) synthase TruB, with protein sequence MINRKTTQKLDQNAFARGEAILIDKDYRWSSFKVIHEFRKVAGLRKMGHAGTLDPLATGLLIVCTGKMTKQIDTFQNLPKVYTGTITLGKSTPTMDAESQPDAEFSLDGITAEKIRAVLPEFTGEIEQVPPMYSAVNYAGKKLYEIARKGKTVHREPRKVTVTRFEITEINLPEVKFEVECSKGTYIRVLAHDLGARLGCGGYLSELRRTAIGDYHVEDAFTIHELRKMERIELLVEN encoded by the coding sequence ATGATAAACCGCAAGACAACTCAGAAGCTTGACCAGAACGCATTCGCGCGCGGTGAAGCAATTCTGATTGATAAGGACTACCGCTGGTCATCCTTTAAGGTAATACATGAGTTCCGCAAGGTTGCAGGCTTGCGCAAAATGGGGCACGCTGGCACCCTTGACCCGCTGGCCACTGGTCTGCTTATTGTATGCACCGGCAAAATGACCAAACAGATTGACACCTTTCAGAATCTTCCCAAAGTATATACCGGTACCATAACCTTAGGCAAAAGCACCCCCACCATGGATGCGGAGTCTCAGCCGGATGCAGAGTTTTCTCTTGATGGAATAACCGCAGAGAAAATCCGCGCAGTACTGCCTGAGTTCACCGGAGAGATTGAACAGGTGCCGCCGATGTATAGTGCAGTAAACTATGCCGGAAAGAAGCTTTATGAAATCGCCCGAAAGGGAAAGACCGTCCACCGCGAACCGCGTAAGGTTACCGTCACGAGATTTGAAATCACTGAGATTAACCTCCCCGAAGTTAAATTTGAAGTGGAGTGTTCTAAGGGGACCTATATCCGGGTACTTGCTCATGACCTGGGAGCGCGGCTCGGCTGCGGGGGTTACCTCTCTGAACTCCGCCGTACTGCCATCGGAGACTACCACGTGGAAGATGCGTTTACCATCCACGAACTGCGGAAAATGGAGAGAATTGAGTTGTTAGTGGAAAATTGA
- the rbfA gene encoding 30S ribosome-binding factor RbfA → MPSHRIEKVENLIKEEISLIFLTRMNDPELGFITITNVKVSPDIKQAKIYISVFDKAKREHVLEKIKNRTGFIRTELAHRVSLRYVPELKFFIDDTLDYVEKIDSLIRQIHKDDKPQDNSEA, encoded by the coding sequence ATGCCATCACACAGAATTGAAAAGGTTGAAAACCTGATCAAAGAAGAGATCAGTCTGATCTTTCTGACCAGGATGAATGATCCTGAGCTTGGCTTTATAACCATAACAAACGTAAAAGTTTCACCGGATATAAAACAGGCAAAGATATATATATCCGTTTTTGACAAAGCGAAGCGTGAACATGTTCTTGAAAAAATAAAAAACAGAACCGGCTTCATAAGAACCGAGCTTGCCCACCGGGTGAGTCTGCGGTACGTGCCGGAACTGAAGTTTTTTATAGACGACACGCTTGACTATGTTGAGAAGATTGATTCACTGATCCGCCAGATTCACAAGGATGATAAACCGCAAGACAACTCAGAAGCTTGA
- the infB gene encoding translation initiation factor IF-2: MSEVKEKKKRVSDLSKECNQPSDAMLKFLKDKGFEVKTINSPVTDEMIETAYAQYMKDRKKLEEHREKMRKLDEQRGNIDPAVEEAKKAEEARKAEEARLAEEARLAKEAEEARLAQEAKEAEEAARLEQEVAKEPEPQPEVMAEETPKAAETSAVQEPQPADEAPVVQTEIFADASADKKITTAPKTREQREEEKAKAKSDKKPKDKETSKHPKAEEVKPQPVKPAEAAKPAETAKPEAEGKPKTKTIEDPLERTRRQGAARGLVVKGTIDLTPPKPAPRQDKGVGVKSTVSIAPAQGTDADGKPKKKKIKVKSKPYEEAPVSAAKEKEKEEHPSKKRHKAKKTEIDEKEVKDNIRKTLLNMDDSALGNRAQMRKKKKKERIEEEERREEIKLAEGNRITVTEFIAVSELANLMGVQVGDVIAKCMGLGLMVSINQRLEMETITLVADEFGFQVDFEKEYSATELEDTVDEEETLLFRSPIVTIMGHVDHGKTSLLDYIRRANVVAGEAGGITQHIGAYKVEVGGGKTITFLDTPGHEAFTAMRARGAQVTDIVVLVVAADDAVMPQTVEAINHAKAANVPIVVAINKIDKPGVNLERIKQQLAERNVLVEEWGGKYQSVELSAKTGVNVDLLLEKILLEAEVLDLKANPDRMARGVVVESKLDKGRGVTATVLVQKGTLSIGDPFVAGIYNGRVRAMFDERGNKVLKAGPSTPVLVLGLESSPQAGDQFIVVESERAAREVAIKRQQLKREQDNRQVRHITLDEISRQISIGGVKELPIIVKGDVDGSVEAVADSLMKISTEEVVVRVIHRGVGAISEGDVILAAASNAIIIGFNVRPNLNARKSAEAEGVEIKIYNVIYDAINEIRSALEGMLAPIVSEEITASVEVRETFKVPKVGTVAGCYVLEGKIQRSNKVRLIRDGIVIFNGELTSLKRFKDDVKEVDAGFECGMGIANYNDIKIGDIIEAYKLIETKKKLD, from the coding sequence ATGTCTGAAGTAAAAGAAAAGAAAAAAAGAGTTTCCGACCTCTCAAAAGAGTGCAATCAGCCCTCTGATGCGATGCTCAAGTTCCTGAAGGATAAGGGATTTGAAGTGAAAACTATCAACTCGCCCGTTACGGATGAGATGATAGAAACGGCTTACGCTCAGTATATGAAAGACCGTAAAAAGCTTGAAGAGCACCGGGAAAAGATGCGGAAGCTTGATGAGCAGCGCGGTAATATTGATCCGGCCGTTGAAGAAGCCAAAAAAGCTGAAGAGGCAAGAAAAGCCGAGGAGGCACGTTTAGCTGAAGAGGCAAGATTAGCCAAAGAAGCTGAAGAAGCACGGCTGGCTCAGGAAGCAAAAGAGGCAGAAGAAGCTGCCCGGCTTGAGCAGGAGGTTGCAAAAGAACCGGAACCTCAGCCGGAGGTAATGGCGGAAGAAACTCCTAAAGCAGCGGAAACCTCTGCAGTGCAAGAACCACAGCCCGCTGATGAAGCGCCTGTTGTTCAGACTGAAATCTTTGCTGATGCTTCAGCGGATAAGAAAATTACCACTGCACCAAAAACCCGGGAGCAGCGGGAAGAAGAAAAAGCCAAGGCAAAATCGGATAAAAAACCCAAAGACAAAGAAACTTCTAAACATCCTAAGGCAGAAGAAGTTAAACCTCAACCGGTTAAACCTGCCGAAGCTGCTAAACCTGCTGAAACGGCAAAACCGGAAGCAGAGGGGAAACCTAAAACAAAGACCATTGAAGATCCGCTTGAACGCACCCGCAGACAGGGAGCCGCGCGAGGTCTGGTTGTAAAAGGCACGATTGATCTGACTCCTCCAAAACCTGCACCAAGGCAGGATAAAGGTGTTGGTGTTAAATCAACTGTAAGCATTGCTCCTGCCCAGGGTACTGATGCAGACGGCAAACCGAAGAAAAAGAAGATTAAAGTAAAGAGCAAGCCTTACGAGGAAGCTCCGGTATCGGCAGCCAAGGAAAAAGAAAAAGAAGAACATCCTTCAAAGAAACGCCACAAGGCAAAGAAAACCGAAATTGATGAGAAGGAAGTAAAGGATAATATCCGTAAAACCCTTCTTAACATGGATGACTCGGCACTCGGAAACCGTGCACAAATGCGCAAGAAAAAGAAAAAAGAGCGCATTGAAGAAGAGGAACGCCGTGAAGAGATTAAACTGGCCGAGGGCAACAGAATTACCGTTACTGAGTTTATTGCAGTAAGCGAACTTGCCAATCTGATGGGAGTGCAGGTTGGTGATGTAATAGCAAAATGTATGGGGCTCGGTCTTATGGTATCCATTAATCAGCGCCTTGAAATGGAGACCATTACTCTGGTAGCTGATGAATTCGGATTCCAGGTTGATTTCGAAAAAGAGTATTCAGCTACCGAGCTGGAAGATACGGTTGATGAAGAGGAAACACTTCTGTTCCGCAGTCCTATTGTCACCATCATGGGTCACGTTGACCATGGCAAAACCTCGTTGCTTGATTATATACGCCGCGCCAATGTGGTTGCCGGTGAAGCAGGAGGTATTACGCAGCATATCGGTGCATACAAAGTAGAAGTAGGCGGCGGCAAAACCATCACCTTCCTTGATACTCCTGGTCACGAAGCTTTTACCGCAATGCGCGCAAGAGGTGCTCAGGTGACGGATATTGTGGTGCTGGTTGTCGCGGCGGATGATGCAGTTATGCCTCAGACGGTTGAAGCTATCAACCACGCAAAAGCGGCTAATGTGCCCATTGTAGTTGCAATAAATAAGATTGACAAACCGGGCGTGAATCTCGAAAGAATTAAGCAGCAGCTTGCTGAACGTAATGTTCTTGTTGAAGAATGGGGCGGCAAGTATCAGAGTGTTGAACTTTCAGCAAAGACCGGCGTGAACGTTGATCTTCTGCTCGAAAAAATTCTGCTTGAAGCCGAAGTGCTTGATCTGAAGGCAAACCCTGATCGTATGGCACGCGGCGTTGTAGTGGAATCCAAACTGGACAAAGGCCGCGGCGTGACTGCAACGGTGCTGGTTCAGAAGGGAACGCTCAGTATCGGAGATCCGTTTGTTGCCGGTATATATAACGGCCGTGTTCGTGCCATGTTTGACGAACGGGGAAACAAAGTGCTTAAAGCAGGTCCTTCAACTCCGGTTCTGGTGCTTGGTCTTGAGTCATCCCCTCAGGCAGGTGATCAGTTTATCGTGGTTGAATCAGAACGCGCGGCACGTGAAGTGGCTATAAAACGCCAGCAGCTCAAGCGCGAGCAGGATAACCGTCAGGTTCGTCACATAACGCTTGATGAAATTTCACGTCAGATAAGCATTGGCGGCGTTAAAGAGCTTCCGATCATCGTTAAAGGTGACGTGGACGGCTCAGTTGAAGCAGTGGCTGACTCACTGATGAAGATCTCAACCGAAGAAGTGGTGGTACGTGTTATCCACCGCGGAGTGGGAGCAATCTCTGAAGGTGACGTAATTCTTGCGGCAGCATCTAACGCGATTATCATCGGCTTTAACGTGCGTCCGAATCTGAATGCACGCAAGAGCGCGGAGGCAGAAGGGGTTGAAATAAAGATATATAACGTAATTTACGATGCGATTAACGAAATCCGTTCAGCACTTGAAGGAATGCTTGCCCCGATTGTCAGTGAAGAAATCACTGCCTCTGTTGAGGTACGCGAAACCTTTAAAGTGCCTAAAGTGGGAACCGTTGCCGGCTGTTACGTTCTTGAAGGAAAGATACAGCGCAGCAACAAGGTACGCCTCATTCGCGATGGCATCGTAATCTTTAACGGAGAACTTACCTCGCTTAAGCGGTTTAAGGATGACGTTAAGGAAGTTGATGCCGGCTTTGAGTGCGGTATGGGTATCGCTAATTATAATGATATCAAAATAGGCGATATCATTGAAGCCTATAAACTGATAGAGACAAAGAAGAAACTGGACTAA
- the nusA gene encoding transcription termination factor NusA produces the protein MNSEIIESFSMIAKEKGIDRDYLIGVVEEVFKTILQKRFGEEARFEVIVNMDRGDIECQLSRVIVETVGNPDLEISLDEVNSRGNEDELDLGDDYIEILPLSSFGRRLVLLAKNTLNQKIRDIEKEVIFADYKKKIGDIVIGEIYQNRKHDILVNHNKNELVLPKNEQIPGEKYIKGRILRAVIKEIRRDKGNPQVIISRADNEFLRRLFEIEIPEIFDGVIEIKAIARQPGMRAKVAVESTDKRVDAVGACIGMKGVRITSIVKELNGENIDVFNWSDDIKTLIIRALNPGKIKNIELDTANKKAIIYAEEKQAGTIVGLRAVNINLASRLTGYDIELIREKKSILELDEDIELPELREELGEELVNLLIENRYDTALDVLRAGKEKIAQIEGIDPDSIDELFRILTEQLTESEG, from the coding sequence ATGAATTCTGAAATAATTGAGTCCTTCTCAATGATTGCCAAAGAAAAGGGCATTGACCGTGACTATCTTATCGGCGTTGTTGAAGAGGTATTCAAGACCATTCTTCAGAAACGTTTCGGAGAAGAAGCCCGCTTTGAAGTAATCGTTAATATGGACCGCGGTGATATTGAGTGCCAGCTTTCACGCGTAATTGTTGAAACGGTCGGAAATCCTGACCTGGAAATCAGTCTTGATGAAGTAAACTCACGCGGTAATGAAGATGAACTTGACCTGGGTGATGATTATATAGAAATCCTTCCTCTCAGTTCATTCGGAAGACGCCTGGTTCTTCTGGCAAAAAATACACTGAACCAGAAGATCCGCGACATTGAAAAGGAAGTGATATTTGCCGACTATAAAAAGAAAATCGGCGATATTGTTATCGGTGAAATCTATCAGAACCGCAAGCATGATATACTGGTCAACCATAACAAAAATGAACTGGTACTCCCGAAGAATGAACAGATTCCGGGTGAAAAATATATAAAGGGAAGAATACTCCGCGCGGTAATCAAAGAAATCAGACGCGATAAAGGGAATCCGCAGGTTATTATCAGCCGTGCGGATAATGAATTCCTGAGAAGGCTGTTTGAAATTGAAATTCCGGAAATCTTTGACGGCGTTATTGAAATTAAAGCAATTGCCCGCCAGCCGGGTATGCGCGCCAAAGTGGCTGTTGAAAGCACTGATAAACGTGTTGATGCAGTCGGGGCCTGTATCGGCATGAAGGGTGTGCGCATCACTTCAATCGTTAAAGAACTGAACGGCGAAAATATAGACGTATTCAACTGGTCTGATGATATAAAGACTCTTATTATCCGCGCTCTTAACCCCGGCAAGATAAAGAATATCGAACTTGACACAGCCAACAAAAAAGCAATTATATATGCTGAAGAAAAACAGGCGGGAACCATTGTGGGTCTCCGTGCTGTAAACATCAATCTTGCATCCCGCCTGACCGGTTATGATATAGAACTGATCAGAGAGAAAAAATCCATCCTGGAACTTGATGAGGATATCGAGCTTCCGGAACTTCGTGAAGAACTCGGCGAGGAGCTGGTCAATCTGCTTATCGAAAACAGATATGACACAGCGCTTGACGTTCTCCGCGCCGGCAAGGAAAAAATTGCACAGATTGAAGGTATTGATCCTGACTCTATTGATGAGCTTTTCAGAATCCTTACCGAACAACTAACCGAAAGTGAAGGATAA
- a CDS encoding SUMF1/EgtB/PvdO family nonheme iron enzyme translates to MRYSAGLLIVLLFSSYLFQACDPGMFLPVSDYATIKGVVMNTSGETLQGVTITIDPWRNPVTTDKSGSYAFYDLGQGTYTVTASLPGYHVESRTFYIRRGKVTQNDIIMNKVTSGITFSWSELPGGVFAMGDIYQEGDADELPVHPVRLSPFSISTFEITYIQYDEFCQQTGRPLPRDNGIRGARPVVNITWLDADAFCKWISFHQGIVVRLPTEAEWEYAARSGGDSTRYSGTNETAQLMNYAWYLDNSGGKTYPVQGKFSNRLGIADMSGNVWEWVQDSYSASYYQECLDSAEVTNPRGPVSGVYKILRGGSYRSSAANCRVFNRQNMNPDYYSHDVGFRVVKIN, encoded by the coding sequence GTGCGATATTCTGCCGGTTTGCTGATCGTCCTTCTTTTTTCATCTTACCTGTTTCAGGCGTGTGATCCCGGTATGTTTCTTCCCGTATCGGATTACGCAACCATTAAGGGGGTGGTTATGAACACTTCGGGTGAAACACTTCAGGGGGTTACTATCACCATAGATCCGTGGCGCAATCCCGTCACCACGGATAAAAGCGGATCTTATGCATTCTACGACCTGGGGCAGGGCACCTATACGGTGACTGCTTCACTGCCTGGATATCATGTGGAATCCCGCACCTTTTATATACGAAGAGGCAAGGTAACGCAAAATGATATTATCATGAATAAAGTGACCTCAGGAATCACCTTCAGCTGGTCCGAACTCCCCGGCGGTGTCTTTGCCATGGGGGATATATATCAGGAGGGGGATGCAGACGAACTTCCCGTCCATCCGGTGCGGCTCAGCCCGTTTTCCATAAGTACATTTGAAATCACGTATATACAATATGATGAATTCTGCCAGCAGACAGGAAGGCCTCTGCCTCGTGATAACGGCATCCGCGGCGCAAGACCTGTGGTGAACATAACCTGGCTTGATGCTGACGCGTTCTGCAAATGGATTTCCTTTCATCAGGGTATTGTGGTGCGGCTGCCAACGGAAGCGGAGTGGGAGTATGCCGCCCGGAGCGGAGGAGATTCAACCCGCTACAGCGGAACCAATGAAACAGCACAGCTAATGAATTATGCATGGTATCTTGATAACAGCGGCGGAAAAACCTATCCGGTGCAGGGGAAGTTTTCAAACCGGCTTGGCATAGCTGATATGAGCGGCAATGTTTGGGAATGGGTGCAGGATTCCTACTCGGCATCATATTATCAGGAATGTCTGGATTCGGCAGAGGTTACCAATCCGCGCGGGCCGGTCAGCGGTGTATATAAAATCCTCCGGGGCGGCTCATACCGCAGCAGTGCCGCAAACTGCCGGGTCTTTAACCGTCAGAACATGAATCCGGACTACTATTCTCATGATGTCGGGTTCAGAGTGGTGAAAATCAATTGA
- a CDS encoding DUF935 family protein: MNLPLLTKEIALRQSADYYQRFMAALPDPDPVLQKTGKGIEAYRELTTDAHLYSVIQQRKAGVLSLPREVTGESYIQPVIESLLERLDSDTLISQILNAPLFGYTVLEITWEPVYINGRKWILPARAEEKPQEWFRFDQMNRLRYRSLSSPEGIPLPDKKFLLVQNDATYINPYGEKVLSRCYWPVLFKKNGLEIWVSFTQRYGLPFVIGKQPASSTPEASAELMQTLEEMITTSAAVIPDNTSVEIISFPSGASIDAYRYFLEFMNSEISKAVLTQTLTTELQQRGSYAAARTHSDQLAKLHLADARLAEKTINRMLRWIAEINSPAADAASIPRFRFDISSLIPETNKENHD, encoded by the coding sequence ATGAATCTCCCCCTCTTAACAAAAGAAATCGCCCTAAGGCAGTCGGCGGATTATTATCAGCGCTTTATGGCGGCTCTGCCCGACCCTGATCCGGTTCTGCAGAAAACCGGGAAAGGAATTGAGGCATACCGCGAACTGACTACCGATGCGCATCTCTACTCGGTTATCCAGCAGAGAAAAGCCGGGGTGCTGTCGCTGCCGCGGGAGGTAACCGGAGAGTCATATATACAGCCCGTTATCGAATCGCTCCTTGAACGGCTTGATTCCGATACTCTTATATCCCAGATACTAAACGCGCCTCTGTTCGGCTATACCGTGCTTGAGATAACCTGGGAGCCGGTATATATAAACGGCAGAAAGTGGATACTGCCGGCGCGGGCTGAGGAAAAACCGCAGGAATGGTTCCGCTTTGATCAGATGAACCGGCTCCGGTACCGCTCACTCAGCAGTCCGGAAGGCATTCCCCTGCCTGATAAAAAATTCCTGCTGGTGCAGAATGACGCCACATATATAAACCCCTACGGCGAAAAAGTGCTTTCAAGATGTTACTGGCCGGTTCTCTTTAAGAAAAACGGGCTGGAGATCTGGGTCAGCTTCACCCAGCGCTACGGACTCCCGTTTGTCATCGGCAAGCAGCCGGCATCATCAACCCCCGAAGCTTCCGCGGAACTGATGCAGACTCTTGAGGAAATGATTACCACCTCCGCGGCGGTTATTCCTGATAACACTTCGGTAGAAATTATCAGTTTCCCGAGCGGGGCATCAATAGATGCATACCGCTACTTTCTGGAATTCATGAATAGTGAAATTTCCAAAGCAGTACTCACACAGACTCTCACAACCGAACTTCAGCAGCGCGGTTCCTACGCAGCCGCGCGTACCCACAGTGATCAGCTTGCAAAGCTTCATCTTGCTGACGCGCGTCTCGCTGAAAAAACCATAAACCGGATGCTCAGATGGATAGCGGAGATAAATTCCCCCGCTGCTGATGCCGCATCAATCCCCCGCTTCCGGTTTGATATATCCTCACTCATCCCTGAAACCAACAAGGAAAACCATGACTGA